Sequence from the Montipora foliosa isolate CH-2021 chromosome 12, ASM3666993v2, whole genome shotgun sequence genome:
GTTCATGTTCCTGTTCATATTACAGTGGATTTTGTAAGAACTAGAGTGAAAGACGCTAGAACGTACAGAACGTAAATTCACAAACACTGAAAAATCACGCACATGGACACAGAGTACCAACGCGAACAATGTTAACATACAATGAGTGACTTTCACCGCGGAAGTAAACAGATATGAATACTAGCAATGTGATGGGCAAATTAACAAGGTTACTACCCCAAAAAAGGTATCCGTTTCTGACGATAGATGGACACCTTGCCAGCTTGATCCTATATTTTTAGAGATTATGATTTCATCACTTACAATGACCGATAACATAACAGCTGGAACCACTACCTTGAGACTCCATACGTATTATACctttgagtcaaccctgtcccatATCTCATatttttagaacttttagaACTGCTATGTGTTTCATTATTTCGAAATACCTTCGTGTTTCAGGTGTTTGGTCAACCATAAGtcctcttatgattggctattgtgaacaCATCCGTAAAAATCCCCTGGGatgtgcttctaaaaataaaaagatacaaGACTGGGTTGACTTAGACGGCTATATAGAAGATGGAGGATCCTGGTAATGGGTTTTAGATAACAGTAAGCCCAGCAtatataagaaaaaaatcatttgtaaGCCAGcgttgtttttgtctttgtttaaagAGTGCCTGTGATAAGGTAGGTCGCTGTGACAACGGAGGTGTTTGCCAATCTGGGTATACAGACAAAGGATATCGCTGTGTTTGTCCTCCAGGATGGAAGTTTGCCCATTGTCAACAAGGTATCCCTTGATTCGTCTTTTTTATCCTCGTATTGTCTAACTGTTGCTTCCACTGCTACTACCTCTGTTTCTAACTAAATAAGTATGGTACGTGATGGTAACTATAGGATGACATGGTTAAAAAACTCCGGCTTTGATATATTTGTAATCTTGTCCTCAAATTATGGCTTTTTATTCAAAACGCAAGGCTAAACAACTATCTAAACCGTGGATAACTAGAGGTTTAcgtaaatcaataaaaataaaaaacgatCTCTTTTACTGTAGTGACACGGCTACATACAAGTTGTACAGGAACAAAGTTTTAAGCCCTTCTCACCAGAGTAAAAGACTTTATTACCAATCCTACTTTAGTAGCAATctaaataatatgaaaaaaactTGGCAGGGGATCAATGCTTTAATTAACAAGCATAGAAAGACTAAGCTCTTATCGTCGCTCCAGCTTCCAGACAACCGGGTACAACacaaaaccaatcagaaatagcTAATGTATTGAACCATCATTTCGCAACTGTCGGACCTAAACTTGCAAATAGCATACCATTATTCACCAGGGACTTTAAGGATTACCTAGGGGATTCAAATTATTCCAATTCATTCTTCTTTGACGCTGTCACTTctactgaaattgaaatggaaattttgaGTACTCCATCAAACAAAGCCTATGGACTATATTCTTGTCCAGTTCGTCTTCTGAAGTCTGCACGTCAAGCTATATCTCATACCCTCGCTAAACTAATGAACATGTCCATTTTAACTGGTATCTATCCCCACAAATTAAAGCATGCTATAGTAACTCCAATTTATAAAGCGGATGATGAAACTGACCCAAATAATTATCGCCCAATATCGCTACTGTCCGTCTTTAATCGAATATtcgaaaaattaatgtacaaacGCCTAAAATCCTTTAAAAATAGGAATGATGTATTCTTTACATCGCAATATGGATTTAGAGAGAACTGTTCAACTCAACATGCAATTCTGGATGATtctaaacaaaattcaaaagaacattgataaaaaactattttcttgtggaattttcattgatttaaaaaaggcctttgacacggtTGATCATTCGATTTTGTTACATAAATTGCACCATTATGGAATTAGAGGAATAACTAATGATTGGTTCTCGTCATACTTGTCCGTCTAAATGCAATCAACCCAAATCGGTTCTATTGTTTCTAGCAAAGAAAGAATAGTGTGcggtgtccctcaaggttcCGTACTTGGTCCGCTTCTTTTCTTAGTTTATGTTAACGACATGCATTGTTCCTctaaaaagtttgatttttacctatttgctgatgataccaacTTACTATATGCAGAAAATGATCTAAATAAACTTGAAGTTGTTGTCAATGAAGAATTATTAAAGTTGAGTGAAtggttgaattcaaacaaattatctctTAACGTATCTAAatctaattttgttatttttcatccTTATCAACGTAAACTAAACCGTGAAGTAAACCTTAAAATACTTGACAATAACTCGGAGTTGGTATCTCTTGAACGTAAGACATATGTGAAATATCTAGGTGTTCTAATTGATGGTAATCTCTCGTGGAAGCACCATATTAACTATATTTCcacgaaaataagcaaaggtATCGGTATTATTGCTAGGCTTAGACACTTGGTACCGCGCACTACACCGCTCGCTCATCGAACCGtatatttcctatggtctcGTCGCTTGGGGCCAAGCCGCGAAtgcacatttaaacaaaatcgtCATTTTACAAAAGCGGGTTCTTCGTCTAATGTATTTTTCTGATTATACATCTCACAGTGCTCCTCTTTTTGCTTGTTCGGGAATTCTACCGATAGAAatgctttacttcaaattgcTTGCCTCTCTGTTACATGACATCGAAAATCATTGTGCCCCTCCCAATATTTCTGAACTTTTTACTCGCTCTGAACAGGTTCATTCCTATCCAACTCGTTTCTCAATTGCTGGAAGCTTCTATATAAAACAGGCGAGAACAAAtcatcagttgttttctttttccagagttGGTGCGAAAATATGGAATGGCATCCCCCCTGAATTTCGTGAGCTAAGAAAAGCACCTTTTAAACGCAAGCTGACTCAcctacttttgaaaattcttgaaactgaggagatgaatgttgatatgcgctacATTGATCTTTCTAGTTTTTGTTTGTATGTTAACTGATCAGCTTCCTTTTCGACCCGTAAGAgtcttttcccttattttcctcTCAGGCTAGCGCAATTTATATGTATCAGGATTAGTTATAacaattatttctattatttatttttatttacttgtttatttatttatttaatgtgtgtgtgtgtgtgtgagagagagagcttattaattatacagtgtcagtttagtagcccgcctagaatagctctgctaactgcgggctacaaaggcctttttcactattgttaaaataaagtctctgttgttgttgtttgttgttgggTTCGGGTGCCAACGAGGCTATTAAAAGGCTGCAAAATAAACTGGAAAGTCTCATTGCAGTAGTCAAGAATTCATCACTAGGTACGCTGATTTTTAAACATCAATCTGTCATTTCGATGGTTTCATTGGTAAAATACGAGCAGACGAGAAGTTGGCGAGAGGCGACTGAGAAAACATCGCGTTTGACGGTCTAGTAGGTTTTTCCTGGTCGCTGTTAGCGATTGGCATCCCATCTAATATCGATTCATCCAATATCGCTCGACGACCTTTGTCAGAGATGTTCCTTATCCGAAATAAAGTACTTTATGAAGTTATTTCTAATCACGGCATCTTTTATATACTTTCTACAGCTGTTCCTATCTCTTCGTCTTCGTGCAAAGAGCTGTATGAAAAAGACAAGTAAGCGCCTAATAAAAATACTGAATTAtatgtattttaaaatgtagaCATCAGGGATTAATGCACGCGGGAAGTTCTTCGTATCACCTTCCGAACCCTTTCAACAAACGAGGTTTTGTTTGATACAGGTTCTCCAAAGCCAAGTGTATCCACTGATGTTTGGGTCGCAGAAGATTCCTGTTTATTGTCACATGGGAAACTTTGGATGAGGAGGTGGAGGATGGACGCTTGCGATAAAGATTGACGGCAAAAAGGTATCGATCCGACAGCTTAAGTTTTTCTCAACAATCGACTGAGTTCTTCGCTAACCGCatagatatttattttcgacatcttctgcaatcaactcctTTGCCAACTTATACCGACCTCGTTCTTAGGGCTTTTTTTGCGGTTGTGCACGTGCAGctaattctttgtttttttgtttttatttcagaaaaccTTTCATTATGATTCGGCCTTGTGGAGCAACAAAAACGCCTACAACCTCCCAGGAGGGAAGACTGGGTTTGACTTTAAAGAGACCAAGCTACCGACCTACTGGAACACGTCTTTCTCCAAGATCTGCCTCGGTATGAAGATCCCTGGTCAGCCAATCAAGTTTCTGGTCATTAAAAAGCAGGCTCAGTCTCTGCATTCACTGATAGCTGACGGCAAATACCGCTCCACATCACTGAGCCGCAACAAATGGAAGACACTTATTGGTTCTTAGGCGTCCTTGCAGGCCAACTGTAACAGGGAAGGGTTCAATGCCGCTTCTGTAGGCTACTCTAGAGCAAGAATCGGTATAATTGGAAACAACGATAACGACTGCTATACTCCTGATTCCAGAATTGGGTTTGGTAACGGAGGGCATCTAGATGATTCCAACACATGTGGGAACTTTGCCGGTGATTTTGATTCAGATAACGGGCACAAAAACATTACAGCTATGGGATATATTTTGGTTCAGTAGAGAACAATCACAGTTGAAATAAAAGAGTCATTCCATTTTCAAGCCTAGTTTGTAGACGTTGAAGTGATTGACTGTTCGAGCGTCAAAGCAAAAATCAATCTTTGGGACGGGTAGCACTAGCCTACAAAAAATTATATGTCTTGAGCTTcatttttcggaaaaaaaggCTTCTCCTTGCAAAAAATATCGGCCGACCAGGCAGCAAGACACCAGCTCCTTTGAAGTTTTGTAGAGTCTGCCGACACTAGGTTCGCACACAACGGTTGCACTCCTCCAAGCTTTGCGGTTTACCATTtctaggcaaaacaaaaaataaaaaataaaaatgcgcCAGTGCGATCAAGCCCTTAGAGACAATTCTTATCACGGTATCAACaaacacttttcttttaattattcCAATCACTTTAGCAAGATTTAAAAACATTGTAGTCCACCGTGTCCATAATACACAAAGTACATCTGTTTCACTACCAAGTAAGTTTATTTGCTGTTTACGATTTTAAGAAAATCCTGGAATTCAAGCGCATCAAATACGTCATACAGAAGTCCACAATCGCGACTATGAGCTTGCCTCTgacatacaagccctatgagtcaacctttgcgcgtatctttcttttttttcaagaacGCCACAAGTTTTTCGGtcctgcacgcactgtttagaatgaCCGATCCGAATAAAGTTATTatcaaacgaagacaaaaatagcaaaaacaatgtatgcaaattgtacAAATTAAGGTAAATTGCAGTAAATGTCAGTtaatttctaaaaatagaaagatacacgCTAGGTTTATTCAAGGATATGTACATAGGTAGGCTCCTACTCATGGACTCTTGGTCAGTAACGGTATTAACTGgaaggaaaacaaagagaaGCCTTTATGCGGCTATTCGTGAAGCCTCTAAGTTAAATTTTGTTCGTTTTTATTCGCCTACACAACCTTCCCCCATCTTCTCCTGAGAAGGGGTGAGTTTGGACAAGAGAtcatgaaggtaagagaagtaatccctcatactggccctattcccatcgtaatccgtgttaagttatttttagatctcctgcgagatccggtattcccacgagggttaactgatagccaatcacatgtcctcatttttaccaatgatcccgtcgttcgcgatttaccatcaaacaaaaatggcggaggatggtGAGACAAACTcatatatacattttgtggacgaacgtgacttgttgactacaaagttaagcgattacaatgacttatgttttgaaacctgcatcttggaaggaacgagtggaagactatagtcgataagtacgatctctctgactttaataaacgcattctcggtttcctttgcgggattaaaatatgatgacttaattcttatatggtgataaagtagacagatagagctcaacaacagtaccaaacatgaaaggaaaacttgaatcaagtgtccgataaaaatttttgaacccgtgttatcggattcaagtgaatttgcaaagcacgtatgttaaatatacctgtctccttaaaaaaaagatttaactcggtttcgtatatggcacaaccttgaatgaATTGGATATACGAGTATCCCTTCGGAAGAGACGTCGAGGAAACAGATTTTTGGACAAGTACTGAGTTTAATAAGTCTATGTTTTACGTTTTTGTCAAActacaaaggaaagaaaataacatAAGTTACAAAGTTTTCCAAAACACAACTAACTACAAGAAAAGCCAAGGGATACAAGAAAACTACTTACAATTCTGGTTGCCTTCTCTTCTGACTTTATGAGGCGAGGCACGTACACGTATCTATTTATACTTTATCAAAAATATGCGTGATATGTTAAACACGTTTCTTTTCACACGTACCTATTATTCCTTTTATAAATTCCATCTTTATGCCAAAAATATATGCGTTATGCAAAACattgaatgtggtatcattgaaaactggacaattaagcgatttcagttatagatgttCGAAACCTGTGACTTTGAAATTGacttttccagcttttttcgaTCGCAACGGCTCGTCAATTACAGCTTGCTTTTAAAAGGAAGCCTATGTGAAACGATTTGAAGAACTAGCTCAGAATTGTACAGGAAGCCGGCCAAAggacagtgaaatttactgtaattCGTTATTCTATACGACAGCAATGTGTTCAAAAGTATACGCTGACCACACAAACAGTGGGTTTTCTTCgaataaatatttaaattaatttaaataataatatactCACCTTTTCCAGTACTTTTTTAAATACAGTTCATATCACCATCAATGTCCCCAAACATCATATCGCTCAAGCCAAGCAGAGGATCGAAAACCAAGTAGATACTAAGGTAGCTTCTTTGGCTTCGCTTCGTGGCGGTTGAAATCAATTATGCGtcaaagaaacataaaatgcGTTGAAAGAAAGGTCATATTCACCGGCATTTCCTGGAAGAAAATCTTCGATGCAGATCATGAAgtcttcaaaatattacttgtgaaagtgGAGAAAAAAAGCGTTCCCTTTTTGAGTCCAAAACGAAAGGaatcttcctttctttcactttctTACGTTCAACAAGACGAAAGAACAACATATCACCTTCGCGCCGAAATTTGATCACTGTTGTCATGACAGCTTGCACATGCGTAGACGTTATTCAGCCCTGTTCTCAAAACCGCTTTCTATTGGCTTTTGCGAAGTCTGGAACTAGTCAAAGCCATTTTCTATTGGCTATCAGAATAGAGGGAATCGTTTGGAACTGGTGAGtgtaacaaaggagactaatgtcacgcatgcgcattatcaatggcaaattcaattttatttgcattgtgattggttgaaaaccttcgagacagtcttagaacgcgggaagaaaagatgtcgacgctgtcgctagttgtaggttttattgcattcactttcaatgctatctatgcacttgtggtacaaataccgaaagaagatggacaaaagctagaaagacctcggcaattccttctacttgggaaagtcctttatttcggatgaaacgaaacatgcttagatcggctgttttagaatgatgcggtgtgctcagacttgtcaaagaattgcgcgaagttggaaaaattttgccttatttgcaaCGCGTATGGTCATGATTAaatgtgcaaatcacaatattgaataatgttacgtattaaagtaactagaaccggcattaaaattttccgctgtggttttttcacgtggatacccgcgcttgaagtgaatgcaaaacaaatttgccaggttgacgggatttgcttatggcgcgtcagtggtaaatgagctggtaatccgttcaaaggatgtcacagcttaaaatttatcaatgaatggagttaaggtaagtaacagaaaaacatgacagaagaatttcgtttgttctctctttgaCGCGAATACATCCTATCCGgacgaaagagtcattttgcaaaatgtcaatcggtttacagctttttctgtttaaaccgaACTCGGTCATTAAGAGTACAGGACTTTTGTCTCCGACGTTCGTCCACGAAAAGCCGTCAACAGGTGATattttgtgagccaaagataaggTCTGACTAGAGATACTCCCGGTAAAAGTGGCACAGCGAATACTGAACCCCGACGTTTCGACTTCTTCGTTtaccaaagtgcttttctttgtcgacgaaacagtgcttgttttttccaccatcaagtgttattttctctggactaaGACATGGAAAGTCTCTGTACTGTTAATGTGTGATTTTCATACCGTctggacatttttttgtcttttctcctcttgaaatgtgaactacaaccgtgtatatttgacgcgcaactgaaattttctaaccccaaatcagacaatggcgtcagtgttcacgttactttcggtcaaatctcagcaaatatgtctttgtccagcgatcgccattagtatggaacgcacatatttgtgaagaatcgaactgctttgaaagttttccttcaaaagtggcagggcGCACGAAAATGCCCTGTGAAAGTAAACCTAAATTTCATCGAAACTTGGCACTTTGAGATGCGATGATTCAACTCTGGGTCAAATTCTTGAGatgcaatgcattcttaaatgcaatgtactgcaaataagactcttgcttttattacaataaatattagtcccagctattaaaaattatacttaattacataaaaaatgtttagttagtgtagtaatatttacaaataaaaatgcctgcttaccacaactttgcactgcaattttcgatttgataaatttcttactttaaatttgagggaaactgtagtaattgaaattttaaagatatttacaaactgtatagtaaaatttacatgacaagtaattattgtaaaatataataattttgttcatgatgatttacatgataagtaattgtacattatattttgtaaataatgtatattttaaaattttcattgccttgtgtggctgccttgcatgggtgtgtgtgtcactatttgcacctttctgcttttggaatcccatttaataaataatacaaatataacaattctttaaactttgtacagtgaattattttacctttgtctgcacattcaagttttatgagacatgtgactgtgtgcaaggaatggcagcaaaaataaacaaaaaccaggtcaattaaattttttgacacacaaaacagccataatattcaaatataccttctcttcaatttcttctgcaagttttttgcagttactataagttgccatacaccaagaatgaagtaaaaaataaatttaatgaacacaaaatggtgtgtgatgttccatcatcataaatcaatgtatattaattacttaacactgttggaatcaatattaaattttattgggacatattagttattaaatactggctcaattactgatacggtaatattattgacatactatatttaataatattataatataaatccctttcacccctaaaccggccaaaaccggccatacttggtattttactcttcaatagggaacccccacgggtcaatgggttaattaatagactaaaaacatttaagatcaatggctgcacattttgtacactttcatcctgatttagataaatttactttattctctgcagtgagatagtaacttaccacaaaagtgagcaatgaatatgaatgagcatgAACTGCCCACATCGAAATTAATGAGTAGTTAATATTGTATCAGAGTTCTATCACAAAGTCTCCTTTGCCTTTAATtgtccttttaattttaaacattgcacagaagacaagacctactttatgtatttccagacatcccaattttaattgtacatttagtgtgggtgtaattttacatcttcaaatggtcaagtgaaatttttacctccccaaagagaactcattcagaaaatttcatttcagtacaacctacaagtctgatggcagtgaccacatcattcgtcactattgtatagatttcttaagaacatcaacatcacttttgaataattcgctggtagcataaatgatgaaaacaatgaataattactatggctagacttaatggagttaccatagatcaaggacagaattatccaataaagtaataaactggaacttcattattgactcattttagcatatattatcaaacatgccttcatgatcagttgatgtatctaagaataatgttttggttccgttaaatgaaagttcttgaaatttttaaggtagtgtatcttgagagtgtttgcacatgagataaatgcagtgaaccaggttggcctgacagacacatacacaaaatagcggctggtattaaatttctgtcaacgtatctgttgagataagatgttctttcaaaggactgaggacatctcataactctaaacgatcaatgaaagaaagtgaatgaagtgacatacttccttccagcgctgcattcaagttggatatatcgaagcctgcgagctcgagggatatatttcgcaacaacgttagatagtactcccttcccaacaaatgaatctggcctttgctcgggtcttttcgcactttgagcatttgttgttcacttaaatggagaagtaaagctaaaaagtataaaaggtgactcgaagcaacttcagaggcgttgcttccccgagcaGACTACAAGGGCTGCTTACAAGAAgcgtaacgaaagaaaaattcccaccgactaaaatgccccttgcagAATCCTTCCCTGTCACGTAAACTataaatgaccaccttcaactggGAGAAGCTATACAGAAACAGGTTGAAATCACCGCTTcgaaagccatctttgtttatattacagcgcgcggttggaaaactggatactacaattttcaacagccaatcagacaaaagtctcctttgttggtGAGTGTTGTTGTAAGCGTTAGCAGATCAAAAAAATCTTTGATCCGTGTAGCGTTATACAATAGAAGTTTATATTGGATTTTACATCGGAATAATGGCTGAAAACGTGACCCCGACCCGAGGAAAACCTGTTGAAGACAACGCAAATTGTTCACCCTTTGATTTGGGAGTTTTGTTTGAAGAATTACGTCAATTCTCCGATCAACGAAAGTTTgaattaatcaacaatgtttGGAAGCACTTTTCTTTTCCCAAAGACTAaagagagcggcagaaatagAAGATTTAATCCGTCTTGGCTTCAGGATTTCCCTTGGCTCGTTTATTCAAGATATTTGGATGGGGCTTTCTGCCTTCCGTGTGTTCTTTTTGACAGACAATGTGGACGTAACTCCGCAAAGTTAGATAAGCTTGTGAAGTCACCTTTGACCTTCTGGACTAAAGCATTCTGCCGTTTATCAAATCACGCTAACGGGAAGTGCTCTACGCATAATTCATCTGTTATTGCAATGAATAATTTTGTAAGAGTTATGAAACAAGAAGTTGTTCCAGTAGACCAGCAACTTAACACTATACTGCAGCAGCAAATTGCGAAGAATCGCACTATCATGGCATCTTTGTTCAAAACAGTGTTGTTTTGTGGGCGCAATAACATAGCGTTTAGAGGTTCACGCGACGAGGATCCTTCAAATGAGAGCTTGAAGGGAAATTTCCGAGCCTTACTGTATTTTCGAGTAGAAAGTGGAGACACAGTATTACAAGAACACTTTGAAACAGCATCACGAAATGCAACTTATGTATCAAAAACAATTCAAAACGAGATGATTACAACAGCTGGTAAATATATCAAGGATCAATTATCTGCAGAGATCCGAGCAAGTA
This genomic interval carries:
- the LOC137980009 gene encoding 52 kDa repressor of the inhibitor of the protein kinase-like, with product MFGSTFLFPKTKESGRNRRFNPSWLQDFPWLVYSRYLDGAFCLPCVLFDRQCGRNSAKLDKLVKSPLTFWTKAFCRLSNHANGKCSTHNSSVIAMNNFVRVMKQEVVPVDQQLNTILQQQIAKNRTIMASLFKTVLFCGRNNIAFRGSRDEDPSNESLKGNFRALLYFRVESGDTVLQEHFETASRNATYVSKTIQNEMITTAGKYIKDQLSAEIRASKYFSVIADEATDVSNKENLSLVIRFVDSTQTIREEFVGFHLCEEGTSGRAIKNVITNAVADLGLNMNDCRGQCYDWAGNMAGRLNGASTLIKEDYNKAIYFHCMNHRLNLCIADTCSYQLVRDMMTTVRKFRMVNRC